The region TCGGTTATACCGGGATAGAagatccctggggtcggtgttcctGGTGTAGGCGATTAGACTCGGCATCTTGAATCCCTTGGGGAGCACGGCGCCTAGAATGTGCCTTGCACAGGGTTCCTTATCCTCCTCGTCAGAATCGGTGTCCACTCCTTCCTATTTTCGGACCAGGCAGTCTGTGACCTTTTTCAAGGTGGCCAaatgctccatgagctgcctagCCACACCATCTTCTAAGGGTACCCTCTCActcctcctgtcgttgaggtcATTTCTAAGGTCGCCATCTCAGTGGCAGATATTTTACTTGCGGGCCTGCTCCTTTCGAGCATTCATCCCTTCGCGCAGGTCTACCCGGGACGTATCGTCCCTAGAGCTGAGGGTGTGATGCTCATCGTTACGTGGCCGCTCCTGGCGGATTTTGTTCACTAAAGCGCTGGGATGTAAAGATCGTTCCCATCCGGCCTGCCCCGGGGCATACCGGGGCCTGGTGCCTTGTGGTCGCGTCCCTTGCAGATTGATCGTGTGGCCCTGTCCTGGGACGGggtgcaccttctctttcctaagGAGCGGCCGGGGACAGGTTCTGGCTTTCTGGACAGAAGGGTTTTTCCTCTGGGGGATTGCCCCAGTCTTCCTCTTCTCTCGGTCCGGGTTTCCCAGGCCTTGCTCGGGAGCTTGTCCCTGAGGAGGGATTAGGCTCGCGTCTTCAGGGGCGCCATTTCTGGCCTGCAGAGCTGGCGGTTGCATTCCTGGAGGTGGGACAACTGGGGGATTAGCCGCCGAACCCTGGGTGGCTATGAAAGCTTGTaaggcttggagggactcttgcatccgccgaGTGGCCTCCTTCTGCTCAACAATCCTGGCTTCTTGGTCCAgaacttgctgcctcagtctagacACCTCTGGATCCTCCTGGTTGGGATCCACTCCTTCTGGGATCTCAGGATCCTCAGGCTCTAGGTCGTGGTATTCCCCTTCATTTCCCTCTTCCTCATAGTAGTCCTCTTCGTATTCTGCTCCACCTTCATAGTTTTGCGACTCGTCGGGCTGGGACATCTGATGGGGAGTGTCCTCAGGTGGACTCTGAGGAAAAGGCTGGCTGGCCAATGGTTCTCCATTACCCAGCTCTTGGTTAGTAGgatcgaaagtggtgtgtcttgtgttcaccattgttgcagatgtTCGAGATCAACTCTAGCTTTCTcaagctctcaataaaagcaccaaaatgtttaccaagttttcggaaactagaataaTAGAAGATTAGTGAGCTTAGAAGAAAGGATTTATGGAATAAAgacaaggattttacgtggttggggcgttaatgagccttagtccacgagacaattgtattagagcttaaagaatctataacaatggagttttctacaagtttcagCAGAGTAACTGCTTACAAGCCAGGGATCCCCTTTCCTCAATGCCCCACGACCTGTATTTATAGGTTTATGGATGCACTGGGCTTGGGTCgtgctgacccgggcccaataagggtataaatacTGCTGGCTTTTCtaatggaagcccaatacaaaagattaAAACATAGAAAATACACTAATctgagcccattgggccagcccaccACATCTGTCATCTGACAAATTGGGGctttggtctgggcatctcgagttacgaggcagattcaggggacaagatcggttaGAGTAGTGGCGGTGCAGGTCTGAACCAATGGCGTACAATCCCAAggtagccttttctgcaggtAAAGCGTGGGTcaacccccacgcttcatgggacgaaGTCAGGGTCATGGACGCTTTACCTTGCCAACCTCGGACAACCCACCTGGGTTAGTTTACCCACATCCCCCTCCGTTCGTCAAGGTCCCGTATCGTTTACCAGGGGCCTGGTTCATTTACCAggagcccggaccgtttaccaggagCACGGAACGTATACTAGGTGCTCGGATTATTCCACCAAGATCCCGAACTGTTTACCAGGCTCTGGGATCATCCACTGCGATCCCGACTGTCATTACTGGAAGCCACGCTCATATCATCTCTCGTATGACCGTCCCGGACGACGCTCCCCGGATGCCATTTGGGCCCCATCTAGACTTGGGCTGCCAACGTCTATTTTACACTTTGCCAAACGGGCTCGGTATGGACCCAACCTCATTCGGGCGGCCCGCGGGCTTGAAGCATGGACCCGGGCGCCCGGAAGGAAACAGGGATAACAATAGGCAATTAGGGGCGTTAGACCGTTttattttagaatttattaattgaacatatttttgttcaattacaatattaattttattttcaatattgacttaggaattaggtagatattatcattatggataaatcatggatgcttgagaatagagaaacacaacaatttcaagatggatttaACTGAATTATgtcaaacaaattgtagtgatccggaaagAATTCCTTGTtcatgtatagattgtggtaattgatcaaaaggaaatattaccatgataaagaatcatgtattttgtcgagAATTTGATATAAATTATtgtacatggtattggcatggggaatcattgaaaaataataatgtgTGTTATTTTTTTACGTTTTTTATAAGAAAAACTATGTATAATACTTAATCAtataatctatatttacttgttaATTTTGTAGTGATTTGACAAAAAGATATTCAATGTCAAGGATGACCTACTTCCACTACAAAGCGACTCGTTAGCAATAGTGatgtcatttatttatgaagtctAATTTTTCTTATGTGTAACTTACTAACTTGATTCATATGTTCTTAATTTTTCATATGTATGTGACATCTTTTAATTAGTaatgatatatatgaatttttttcttaattttaacttatacattttgtttatttagataataatttataaaatttagttatataataatataacatattattatacaaaatttaattattaatataattaaaaaactttTGTATTCAATATAGTATTATGAATATAATTTTATtggtattaaaaaaatattttatctgaaatcaaaattatttatatatataaaaagaaaacaaaaataattatatatataaaaaacttTTGACTacagtttaaaaaaaaatgcagTGAAAGAATTTCTTTCTCTATGGTTTATAAAAAAACCGTAGTGAAAAGTatgacttttctctgcggttttttcgtGAACTTTTCTTTGCGGTCGATTACACTGTGGTTCTCATTACTTCCAAAAACTGCAgtgtattaagaaaaaaaatcgcAGAGAAAGCTCAATTTTGAAGTAGTGAGTAAACACAACTTCTAAATAATTTGTCTCTACAACATGCACTGAAAGTCCCAAAGAGAGAAGTCAATCTAACGCCACCATCAACGCCGCACACTAATGCTTGAGTCACTGAGAAACTACCTAGAAAATGTAATAACCAAGTTATTATTCtattttcctaaaaaaaaaaatttgtgtttCGTTACTTGGAATGTGAATTTGAGATGATTGCTTAAGTATGGTAATTTTATAGGttataattaattatggtattaattTAAAGCCCATGATAAGTTTGGACTTTTAGTTAGAATAAGAGTATAATAAAGTATTTAGAATTTAAATCTGTTGGTTAAGATAATTGTGAAGGTTAAGAgaattagataattaaatgaaatttTCGTAACTCTAAGGTACTCTAACTTGAGACCCAGTTTTAACCCAGTTACATTACGATTTTGGAAAAATGATAGTTcttaaagttgtagataattgaattagctttccaaCGGTACCAAGATTGTCCAAATTGGACTACTAAAGCTTCAGTAATGTTCATTTTACTATATATAGGTCTAAAGTTATGAGATTTCTAAGAAATGCACTTTGGAGAGATTTAAGCTAAGTTGTTGATTTGAATTCCTACATTATAGCATGTAGGCTTATAGAGGAaagaattaaatttattttaaacatttaaacTTGAGGAAGAATAGGCACATGTGGCGTGTAGGCCAGAGTATAGGCTAGAAACAAGCAATTAGGTGGACTCGACTTTGTTTTGAATAACAAGCTTGGGTGTGTGGCATTAGGAGAGAAAATGTGGGGATTTGGTTACACAAAAAGAGGCTGGCCGAAACATAGGAGAAGGGAAGAGGTTGGAGGGAAAAGTTTGAAATTTGAAAGTAGGCTGAGATGGTGGGAGAGAAACTATGTGGGAGGTTAAGCTTGGAGGCTATAAATAGGTCCTTAAGCCTTTCATTTTACTCACCATTTTCGAACAAGCATGTGTGCATAAACACTCTTCTTTCTCATCTTCATTCTTCTTTGGCCAAGATACACTACACCTCGATCCCCTATCATATTTTTGAAACCCTAGCTCGCTATCCTATCCTCTCAAACCCGAAACACTACACTATAAACACATTTCTACATTGAAACCTTAGTTTCACAAAGACGAAACCCTAAGGCTATTGTTGGTCGAAACTTAGTTGGTGTTTAGGACTCCGGGAGCTAGTTTTATTCTTCAAGGTTTCGAGATTCATTCATAGTCCGGACTAGAGTATTGGTTCACGATGTTAATGTATGATTATTAAAGTGTAGAGTTCgatttaagatatatatatttatatatatatatatgctagttTAGACTATAATGCTAGTTTAtgtaaattttatgatttaaagaGCACTTTGGGCGTATGGTTCTAAGGATCTTAGCGCAATCATTCTCTTATCTCCAttttcaaggtaagaaaattaggTAGATATTTATGTTAGAATATGTAGGTGTGATATGTATGTATGGTATGTGTATGGCTAACGTTGCAGGAACAGGAGGGATTTGTACGTAAGGTAATAAGGCTCTGGTTTGCCTATTACGGTAATCTCTACCCTCATAACTTGTCTGTTTTGTTATTAtgtgtagtgtctcagaattttacttagctagatagtagtagcttgtgatgtagtattttagttttcatggttattggttcaagccggaatttatttggaaactcatagagatagttatgaattttataagtctaacctatagtttagaaatattaattttatcataaggtttgatgaaTATAGCTAgccttagaaatattatttattataacctaatgttTAGATAAAATAAGTAAGGATGTACCATTTGTCACaagtatgtttattaaggatttagaatttttgaagaataaATTAATCagggataaacctaggaagtctataACCTTCCCTTAGatgttaggatctcgtattactcagtcaaagtggtttaaacaacttcaagtgtgctgaaagtgtgcaaaaacgtggttaatatatcagcgtaagccgatatgtcgcagctataggggtcgatatatcgcctaagattgatacgaaaaacacgtcgacttcatacgaacgaaaccacgaaggctcagAATATGGGGcaagcgatatatcggctccctcaACCATTTTTAAAAAttcgtggaatccgagctagaaacatccctcaacaacttggacttgcttcTGAACGATTTTGAcagagttctgggcatctgctgAGCAGAAAATTTAATttgtattcaattatttattatttttaaagggagttagtttcactccttgaactctataaataggacccttcactcagccatttgcatcacctttcaaacacttctcagagcatccaagctgctaaattcgttctagagagaaatactagggttttggggttaaaagctttcaaatctaagattttctaaacacttaggaagtaatcaagagtgtgatttcggtattgaggtgtagatcgaagtctaagctatctaaggtagtCTTAATCCTTAAGTTTTAGTTCATCACAGTTccttttattcttttcttttactttaAATCCTAACTTgctataatggcttttggttaggtgtttgatttctttgaaagctaaggttttcggtaagttctattcttgatggtttagatcttcttttcatcttcttttctttaggaaacttatggttttactgtttggttttaggagtttccaatcccgcacttgtctctAATAccccgattttggtaaggaaaataagttagtttttatgtgctatgtatttgtttgtataattttttatgtcttttagtcgtttgggaaatatggttgcttagatagcaaattccgagatttttttatcattatcatagactatagttgtgtctaaacctacctctaaaatagTAGATAAGAGGATTATagcggtttctatcacatactatgaTAATGAGTTAATGATCATTAATTTGTAgacttatgttttatgttattacgTCTGATgttttatgtaacgccctacatccttagagtcgttactaagtgagtttaaaaacatgCAATCACTCACTAATCGAGGCTTATAaaacaaaagtgtaactaaatcaTAAGCAGAGTAGAAATTTTAGAAATGACTCTATTTCattagaaaatcataaaagttaacacttgggatcccaaaatactgtttagaaatatttacaacatataagtacaatcaagtcggctaaacgacaaaatctaggttttttgacaatcatctcccaaaatccactggctgtagcagccgggcaggccaaacatgtacacggtGCTTCATGCctactacactcatggttggttggctttctccttgcccttaccagcaccacagagcacccgtgagccgaagcccagcaagaaaacccaaaagcAGATAACACATGCagaacaaacacatagcatataaacatgccatcaataggctagacacatacggccaagccatcccaggcgctttaccaggccctgggttctcggtccacaccgtgaggatatcccaggtatcatttagggtctcgccctggcaactcgcactccacgtgctcaacgctgctcctggccccttgccatactcggccttgcactcaacgtgcccaacaccgttcccgaccctttgctgctcccagcccccgccgacctcggcctacgccgttcccggctcttgccaaacATTTACACAATGGCGTTcaagcataacaaacatatacaAAACACCAACAtatacaatcaaagggctatgccctacaaGTCAACATATTGGgactcagccctgcatacaagctctatgggaacaggggttcTCTTACCTGCATTTCGAGCTCTccaagcaccgatatcctgagcacaatcctctaacttgagcctcgtcaaaaccctagtcacaacacattaacaatatccatccatcaagttctaatccattagaTAAATTTGAGCCATAATTTATaatctccgggacattgaatttcatcaatccgggtgacaaaatccatcccgagccttaacctttgagttcccaagcctaaacaccctttaAAACCCaagctggcactaagagccgcggccctacccacaagcatCACAGctagcctcgaaatagaggctagcacctccctgaagcacacacgggccgcggcacgcTTGACCAAGCGTCGCGGCGCGCCTTGAATGTCTTGGCCTCCCATGGGcgtgcgcgcacacgggccgcgacatgcccctcctagggccgcggccctcacctccaaacccggAATTCTTcatcttttcctgcattttcttcaaaccaactcatccaataatcaagctaacaattccagataatcatcacaaagattctagcccagtttcaacatcaaaacccatcaaaacctgctccaaaaactcaactaaaacacccAAGAACAGATCAAATTCTACTCACATGCATATCCTAAGAACATAGCTTAAATTCAAACATAATTCCCATAGTtagagcttacccttgctgagttaTGCCTTTGAGTTGATTTCCCCAAGTGCCCAGCTTTAGTTCCTTAACTCTATTAGCCCAAAATCCTCAATTCTTGACTAGTTTCACCAAAGCTTCTTGATTGGTTTTTCACTAACTTGTTTCCTTGAGTTGCCTTAGAGAAGAAAAGGTGAGAAAGAGTATAGAGTTAACTTCAGCTGAGAATGAGAGGAGAGTGTCGGTTTCTAAATCTCCAAAAGCTTCCTagactttgttttattcaacttgagtctatagggttacctcaaggctcggggtgccaaaaacgtccccgagggcaaaatggtaaatttccccaatattccttcctagacattctaacctcaaatatatctccaaatatttattttcataacctgataaccccataatacatctaatacccaaaatacctctcgactcgccctgagtcggattctcaaccccgttgcgACTTCTCGGCTAACCGCtctccaggactgtctcggatcgtgctacacagacaaATCACATACATATTGTATTTATCACATCTATaccctcaacgggataaaatcACAAACacacccctaataaccaaacgggacccacatgcatattctatTTAACTAAAtgtgcatctctatcacatactcacataaattcacatattaaatcatttattgccctccaggcacactaatcaaggccctgagccctattagcaaattcgggtcgttacattttatgttatgctttagtagtttttccttactgggcattaggctcattcatttttatttagatggtgcatgtaaatgaatatggaaggcaggATGAAttctaggtggctttggcatgtgtatcaGGGAAGGACTAAAGAAATGGACCGATggaatcgatcgaggatgacgttgatatttgagtcttttatttatgtatttatgatttccgcatttagtatttgaacaattaattaaaggttttgtgttttctttatgattttatgtaataacaatgggatcctgtattttggatttttataataaagtctattattttatgtatatatccaaaagatagtggtatgtcttagtagtttttaaaggtCCGAGTCCTTTTAGTTAGTCAAGTCTTTACATTATGTATGTAAGGATATCTTTTGTCTTTCCTAGGTTCACTTTTGGGATTAAGCTATGATATTAGTAAGGTTTATGTATGATTTTGTATGGCTATGTTTAATAggtatatgtatgtgatataagatTTGTTAAGTAAACTTTTTGCTAggaattatgtgattgttatgctTATGTGTTTGTATGTATTTCCTTACTAAATTAGAATCTCACTCCTTAAGTTTTATATGTGCAGATAAAACCATGTAGACCATTAGATTGATGAATGCAAGTTGATTCCAACCAACAATGTGTGTATCAGTGATGATTGTATAGTTGATGATGGACAAAGGGAACGCacaatttttattagtttttatttgttttaaataaaagattaatAATGTTGCtttattttacattattttaTGCATTAAAGATTCTAAAGTATGTTTACTTTTGATTGGATACCCTATTGcattatttataataaaaatgacaacatttattatttttttcaacgCTTGAATTTATTATGAGATTTTATTGGATAAATGTAGGGGTTACTAGTGGTATAAGAGTCACGGCTATATCGATCCTGAACGTTCTCATGAGATACACACATTGGCTGGAAAAATGGTGAACTTGTTCCTTTGTAAGTATGTTTAAGTTTTGAATAGTTTTGTGTTGCTAAGAATGTTAATTTTTGGAGGTTTGTTTtaggaaaaatgatattttatttcAAATGGCTTTAAGTACAAATGATATCAGGGAAATTAAGTCTTTGAGGAGAATCTATATACCAGACGACGTTACAGATCCATTAGAAAGAGTATGCCTAAAGATAGTGAAGATACATAATAAAATGTGACAATTGTTAAGGATTATGTTGATATTATTAAGGACATATGAGAAATTTATTGTCTTACTACATTCCCTAGAAAATGAACCTACAACCAGTCTTAGACTAAAAGTGATATGGCAAGAACTAGAGGTTGAAGAGGTACCAAAACATGAAGAATACTTGAGGTTGATAGATCGTTTCACAAGTACAATTAGATACTAACTAATGCATAAGGTGATAACAATTGATGTCAATGGAGAGCATGAAATAATGGTGCCTAGAAACCTTTTTCTTGTGTTAGGAGTCTTGATATTGTTAAATAGTTAATTTTAAGCTCTAACAAGTTTGCGTGAAATGGTTAGGCTGAAATCCAAGATATATAAAAAGTAAAATGTAGTAATAAAATGACATGTTATCATGATACAACAATATGTACCGAGGATATGTGAGGTTTTGAATTTTTAGGATTGGAATATAGCATAATTTTCATTATGGATTTGGATTAAGGTGATCCATATTAAAAGAAGGAGAAAATTTTATAGGTTAATGGTTGTGAGTAGCTTAATGGCTAGTTAAAGCTTAATTGGTAGGATTAATGATAATTAGATATATTGATAGAATGAGAATAAATAATGAAAGAGGACTAATTATAGTAATTACATCTTTACTAGTTGGGTTGTTAGCAAGAACTTACTTGCAAGAGTTATGTTGATATCAATGCATTAGGTGACATTATTAGGAGGTAAGGCATGTGTGCATATGTGCAGTGTTGCGATTAGGCCCTAGATTGACTGAAGTGGTTTAAGGATGGGCATAATCGTTTATTACCTTATTCCTATAAAATTTATTcatatgtatgatatgtgtgataATGGTTATATATCTATTTTATGTTGTTAATGCATGTATGCTTGCTATGTAGCATGTATTGTTAGCTTTTGCATAGTTAGTATGGTagatgttgactgcgtttttagccaacgacgtgagaacgtcaattacgacaagccttcaagagaaataaaaacgacaacagacggtataagcaagaaaaataaataacacaggagatttttatagtggttcagccccgattgtcggtaataacctaatccacttagagttatgatttatagatctgtactcaagatcagatggactgagccaactgagtttcttcagtacagattgtgaaaatacaagaattctctctaatttcagcactttctctctctagaatagacagacccaattttatctctctagaaagaagaagcagaagcccctctctcatctcataagctctctatttatagagatgggatcctcaactgatattcccttataatagggatattttattatatttattacatttatattacaaataaacattcaaaattcaaaatgtaacaaactccccatttgtgggaagaatgagagattcccgcgcatgttgttgaagttgtgtctgacttagtctcctctagctagttggtccacctcctactcactacccatgcaagtgctggttgaacaagcatggtggtaggacatgcttttgGTGGGTTaaacgtgcatggttctcctcggacatgtactctcctctagcatgc is a window of Humulus lupulus chromosome 4, drHumLupu1.1, whole genome shotgun sequence DNA encoding:
- the LOC133833088 gene encoding uncharacterized protein LOC133833088 — protein: MVNTRHTTFDPTNQELGNGEPLASQPFPQSPPEDTPHQMSQPDESQNYEGGAEYEEDYYEEEGNEGEYHDLEPEDPEIPEGVDPNQEDPEVSRLRQQVLDQEARIVEQKEATRRMQESLQALQAFIATQGSAANPPVVPPPGMQPPALQARNGAPEDASLIPPQGQAPEQGLGNPDREKRKTGAIPQRKNPSVQKARTCPRPLLRKEKVHPVPGQGHTINLQGTRPQGTRPRYAPGQAGWERSLHPSALVNKIRQERPRNDEHHTLSSRDDTSRVDLREGMNARKEQARK